ATGGGCATCCTTCCGGGTGCGCTGCGCGCGGAACGCCTGGAATCGAGCCTGCTCGTCCTGACCAGCTACCCCGACGAACTGGTCACGCGGTTCGAAGCGGCCTTCGAGCGGCCGGATGCCGGCACAGGACGTGGCCGGGAATCGCGATAGCGCCGCCCAAGCCGGTCACCGTCGAGGTGCCGGTGCTGTTCGCCGTGTCGGTCCGGTGAGGCGTCCGCCCGGCCGCGCCGCAAAGGCCGGACGTCACTGATACTTGGCGTAGACCCAGAGCACGCGCGCGTCCCCGTCCCCTTCCGAAACCCAGAGATGGGGGGTGCTGGCGTCGTAATACATGGAATCCCCGGCTTCCAGCCGCAGCGGCTCGTAGATCTGGCTGTGCACGATCAAGGTGCCGGAGACGACGTGCAGGAACAGCTCCGCATCGTATTTGGCCCATTCCGGATAGGCGTCGAGGGAGCGGGCGACGACGGTGGTCATGATCGGGGTCATGACCTTGTTCGTCAGGTCCGGGCAGAGCCAGGCGTTGTTGCAGGTCCCGGTCGGGAAGGGGCGGCCCTGCCCGGATCGCGTCACCGAGCGGCGGCCGGCGACGCGCAGCGCCGGGGTCGGCCCGCCGATGATCGCCGCCGCGTCCATCTCGAAGCCGGCGGCGATCTTCAGGAGGGTGGTGACGGTCGGC
This genomic window from Azospirillum brasilense contains:
- a CDS encoding helix-turn-helix domain-containing protein; the encoded protein is MDVIDRPDAASPSSSQSGADGELDLGVRLKNLRKRLGLTLQQAADRTGVGVSTLSKIERNELSPTVTTLLKIAAGFEMDAAAIIGGPTPALRVAGRRSVTRSGQGRPFPTGTCNNAWLCPDLTNKVMTPIMTTVVARSLDAYPEWAKYDAELFLHVVSGTLIVHSQIYEPLRLEAGDSMYYDASTPHLWVSEGDGDARVLWVYAKYQ